A portion of the Girardinichthys multiradiatus isolate DD_20200921_A chromosome 23, DD_fGirMul_XY1, whole genome shotgun sequence genome contains these proteins:
- the LOC124860942 gene encoding tumor necrosis factor receptor superfamily member EDAR-like, which produces MFTFVIGASFILMVQSEPRCDQTEFLHHNGTCVACPVCTPGEQLSEDCGFDYGGDGVCILCEKGTFSTDTGVDPCRRCTQCNLLNRLVLTACSPTSDTVCGQCLPGYYELRSMTGEVELLCIPCDSHDAVHEECLQFTSRGSKTQSAIKLPAGKSKEPEDKGMKGENLSVILVGAAIAFLFFLISLLLWVVFLTAKRFRQIPEHCIKPERLLSAANLQYKCPSGHMERTTTQQHSPSETSSPEDTTRGQNSSNHESELHPTSIVINVTTNIKPCSQKQDNIMQEGQKDFTTEEMEQKLQTIWEIAQGQSIEILNYDTIQDLSLLFDSPQQICVLRKLGLSLGVPPQLTGHFHSFQDLFQYLRTSTYTQLPQLAQAAALLPNFEVVSRIHNALVNK; this is translated from the exons ATGTTTACCTTTGTGATTGGAGCTTCCTTCATATTGATG GTGCAATCTGAGCCCAGATGTGATCAGACAGAGTTCTTACATCATAATGGCACCTGTGTTGCATGCCCTGTTTGTACGCCCGGAGAACAGTTATCAGAG GATTGTGGCTTTGATTATGGCGGAGATGGGGTGTGTATTCTCTGTGAAAAGGGGACCTTTAGCACAGATACAGGTGTGGATCCCTGCAGGAGATGCACCCAGTGCAACTTGCTGAACCGCCTGGTGTTGACTGCCTGTTCACCCACCAGTGACACTGTGTGTGGGCAGTGTCTCCCAGG ATATTATGAACTGAGAAGCATGACAGGGGAGGTGGAACTGCTGTGTATTCCTTGTGACAGCCATGATGCAGTCCATGAAGAATGTTTGCAATTTACATCTCGAGGCTCCAAAACAC AGAGTGCCATAAAGTTGCCTGCAGGAAAGTCAAAAGAACCCGAAGATAAAG GAATGAAAGGGGAAAATCTTTCTGTGATCCTTGTTGGTGCTGCAATAGCgttcttgttttttcttatttcccTCTTGCTTTGGGTTGTCTTCCTGACTGCAAAAAGATTCA GGCAGATTCCTGAGCACTGTATAAAGCCTGAGAGGTTACTGTCTGCAGCAAACCTTCAGTACAAATGTCCCTCTGGTCATATGGAAAGAACAACAACACAACAACACAGTCCTTCAGAGACAAGTTCACCTGAAGACACAACAAG AGGGCAGAACTCATCCAACCATGAGAGTGAGCTGCATCCCACTTCTATCGTGATTAATGTCACCACCAACATCAAGCCCTGCAGTCAGAAACAAGATAACATCATGCAGGAAGGACAAAAAGACTTCACCACAGAGGAG ATGGAGCAAAAACTGCAGACAATATGGGAGATTGCTCAAG GTCAGAGTATCGAGATACTGAACTACGATACCATCCAGGATTTGTCACTACTCTTCGACTCTCCCCAACAGATTTGCGTTTTAAGGAAGCTGGGGCTGTCTTTGGGTGTGCCCCCCCAGCTCACTGGTCATTTCCACAGTTTCCAGGACCTTTTTCAGTATCTCCGCACCTCCACCTACACTCAACTTCCCCAGCTGGCCCAGGCCGCAGCGCTCCTGCCTAATTTTGAAGTTGTTTCGAGAATACACAATGCTCTGGTGAACAAGTGA